In Chitinophaga oryzae, the sequence ACCAATATCGTCAACGGCGCTACCCGCCTGCAACCGGTCGTACTACAGGTGGGCCAGGCTGCCGGCGCATTGGCAGCCATCTCCCTGCAACAAAAAATACAACCCAGGCAGGTAGCGGTCAGACAGGTGCAACAAGCCCTGCTGAAAGCCGGCGTATACCTGATGCCCTACATCGACGTACCCAAAGAACATCCGCACTTCGATGCCATACAGCGTATAGGCGCCACCGGTATCCTTCGTGGCATCGGTATCCCCTACACGTGGGCCAACCAGACCTGGTTTTATCCGCAGCGCCCCATCAGTGAATACGAATTCATACAGGGGCTGCTGAGCTATTACCCGGCCGCCCGCAAACTGGCCCCCACCGGGCAGGACCTCACACCGGCGTTCCTGGTAAAAGCGCTGCAGGCCGCCGGCGCCACGGTCACCAACGACCAGCTGGCCACTGCCTGGCAGCAGCTGCAGTTCAGCAACGACCTGCGCAACGACCTGCCGCTCAACCGCGAAATGGCCGCTGTGCTCACCGATCATTTCCTTCACCCTTTCGATATTCCCGTGTCCTTTACCGGCGCTATTCAACCATAAAACAACCACACCATGAAAATAACAGGTACATTCCTCGACGAAATCAGCCACGATATCCCCCACCAGAACTGGGGCCGCGCAGAATGGGACGCCGACTTTTCCCATATGAAAGCCGTTGGCATCGACACGGTATTCCTCATCCGCAGCGGATTCCAACGCTGGCTCACCTACCCTTCCAAAGTGGTCATGCGGGAAGAAGGCGGCTATGAGCCCCCGGTGGACCTCGTGAAGATGTTCCTCGAACTGGCCGATAAACACCATATGAAATTCTACTTCGGGCTCTACGACTCCGGTAAATACTGGTGGAAAGGCGATTTCCAGAAAGAAGTGGACATCAACCTGAAAGTGATCGACGAAGTATGGAAGAATTACGGTCATTATAAATCCTTCCAGGGATGGTACCTCACGCAGGAAGTAAGCCGCCGCACCGGTAAGGTGATAGACCTCTACGCCAAGCTGGGCAAGCATTGCAAAGACATCTCCAACAACCTGCCCACGCTCATTTCTCCATGGATAGACGGCAAAAAGGCCGTCATGGCCGCTTCTTCCACTATTACCAAGGAAGACGCGGTATCATTGAAACAACATGAAAGCGAATGGAGCGAAATATTCGATGGCATCAAAGGCGTGGTAGACGCCGTAGCCTTCCAGGACGGCCATATCGAATTTCACGAGCTGCCCGATTTCTTTGCCGTCAACAAAAAAATGGCCGACCGCTACGGCATCCAATGCTGGACCAACGCCGAGTCGTTCGACCGCGAC encodes:
- a CDS encoding DUF4434 domain-containing protein, producing MKITGTFLDEISHDIPHQNWGRAEWDADFSHMKAVGIDTVFLIRSGFQRWLTYPSKVVMREEGGYEPPVDLVKMFLELADKHHMKFYFGLYDSGKYWWKGDFQKEVDINLKVIDEVWKNYGHYKSFQGWYLTQEVSRRTGKVIDLYAKLGKHCKDISNNLPTLISPWIDGKKAVMAASSTITKEDAVSLKQHESEWSEIFDGIKGVVDAVAFQDGHIEFHELPDFFAVNKKMADRYGIQCWTNAESFDRDMPIKFMPIKFEKLRMKLEAARKAGYDKAITFEFSHFMSPQSAYLQAGHLYNRYKEYLKTL